TGCCACTGTGTTCTCACCTTTATTAGGTAAGTTTTAGATAGAAGTTCGAAAGAACAACATGCATATTATGTTTGTCTGAGGACTATCATGAAATACCCTGTTGGCATTTGCTAACTAGCGAAATAGTGTTATAGGATTTCAAAATATAACACTATTTCATACAGAAATGTTTCAGTCATGTTAAAGTAATTGACCAATGAGAGCTAGTGCTAAACGATTATTTGACTCCTAAAACTCACTTGGACAAACAACTcacactatttttaaaaaattgtaaggAACGAATACAATTCTATTTCAAAtagttacattaaaatttagaaattttcATAACTAGAGTTTAGTGTTAAAGAATACTTTTATTCCCTAGGTAACGTGTGCTTCGCCTCATCTCTCTACGACGTGTGCTTCACGGTGGAGTCGTTCGCGGCGATGTACGCGGCCGCGCACCCGACCTCCGGGCTGCGCGCGCCCGACATGGCGGCCTGGCTGTGGGGAGACGTGTACTTCAACGCCAAGACAAGACGCTTTACCAAGAAACAACCGCATGCGTCCGCGCAGAGGAGCTTCGTCGAGTTCATATTGGAACCGCTGTATAAGATCTTTGCACAGGTACTGTAGCAAAAACAATCTATCAACTTAtcttattctaaaaatattaaaagagtCTACACGTCATTATTTATgccaataatttatataattttcgttacaatttatgaaaatataatttcagacAAAGGCTAAAAGTATTTCCATTGAACCTGTATGTATTATCCtagttaattttgtaatatgtatttatgttcaGGTGGTTGGAGACGTGGATGACACACTGCCCGCTGTGTTAGCAGAGTTGGGAATCAAGTTGACGAAGCAAGAATCAAAGCTGAACGTGCGACCTTTATTGAGACTCGTATGCACACGGTTCTTTGGAGATTTCTGGTGAGTATCTTTTAGtaacaatactttattatacatGAATTGGTACACTTtcttcaaaattgtatttaaaaaagataGACAAAATgtgagataataataattatttcgttttaGAACTTTTTATTCGACATGATGTGTGTGTCTGTTGTTTGACTTAAGAAGAATTTTAGGTCTGATACTTGTTGAACGCGAACTGAGCATGTAAATCGTGGcatgtttcttttttgtttattacgcATTTGACAAACTCCAAAGTCTAGCTAGCTTTGATCTTGGAAGTATAGCTATTTCTATACTTTACTTTCATATTTCCAACACATAAACATCTAGCTTACACCCCCTTTTGTTTTGATACAGTGGTTTCGTGGAGATGTTGGTCCGGCACGTGCCGTCCCCGCTGGACGCGGCGCCGCGCAAGGTGTCGCACACGTACCGCGGCACAGCTGGAGCGCTGCACCGCGACATGCTGGCCTGCGACCAGTCCGGCCGCCTCGTGGCGCACACCACCAAGATGTACCCCACCGATGACTGCACGTTCTTCTtggtaacattatttttgtagacctatatgtgtcccactgctggcagATTTGTGTTCTTTACTTCCAAACTTTTTTATCCTGTGTCTTAAAAATAGCTGGCGTAGAAGTTAATATATACCATTAAACGTTCTTATGCCTAACTAAATGTATTTTGCATATACTTTATACAATAAGATAACTTTTTAACTGGATGGCGAtagttagataaaaatatttgacaatatgAACGCACATACACGCGAATTGTTAACGACGAGCAAAACGTCACCATAAATGGTCGCGATAACCGATCTCGTCTCTGATTGGTCGAACGACGCGCGACCGATGCACGCGTGCAGTCGACGACGCGTTACCTTTTAAGGAAACGGTTTTGCGCGAGACGGCGTGGCGTGGCTAGGACGCGCGGCCTTAAAAGGAAACGTGTCGCTGCATCGCAACGCGTTGACCAATCAGGGACGAGAATCGTCGTTagaattaatacttaaaattattacttaattttgatTGGTTAtggattttgaataaatacccCTGCATTTTTGTACGGAAGTGAGTGCACAGTCAACATCGGAAGTATGAACATTAAGAATAAAGTCTGAAGCCACGAAGagagttattattatacagtccaCACCCCCAACAGTGGTCCATCGAGCAGGATTTGAAGAAGGAAGTACCAGCTCGAAGAAGTACCTCAAGACTGAAGGTCAAGCGGTCAAGCCCGAACCTGCCAGCGGTCAAGCACGAACCCGCCATCGGTCAAGCACGAACCTGCTAGCGGTCAAGCACGAGCCCGCCATCGGTCAAGCCCGAACCTGCAACGGTCAGAACGGACCTGCAGCACCTGCATCAGAATCAGGACGAAGCAGTTGCTGTACCTGCATCGAGGGTGAACgtgacctgcggcaccgggagctgagctgctgcaccggagctgtgaagacgcggagcgcgacctgcggcaccgggagctgagctgctgcaccggagctgtgaagaggcggagcgcgacctgcggcaccgggagctgagctgctgccgggagctgtgaagaggcggagcgcgacctgcggcaccgggagctgcgctgctgcaccggagctgtgaagaggcggagcgcgacctgcggcaccgggagctgcgCTGCTGCCGGGagctgtgacgaggcggagcgcgacctgcggcaccgggagctgagctgctgccgggagctgtgacgaggcggagcgcgacctgcggcaccgggagctgagctgctgcaccggagctgtgaaaaggcggagcgcgacctgcggcaacgggagctgtgacgaggcggagcgcgacctgcggcaccgggagctgagctgctgcaccggagctgtgaaaaggcggagcgcgacctgcggcaacgggagctgtgacgaggcggagcgcgacctgcggtaccgggagctgagctgctgccgggagctgtgacgaggcggagcgcgacctgcggcaccgggagctgagctgctgccgggagctgtgacgaggcggagcgcgacctgcggcaccgggagctgagctgctgcaccggagctgtgaaaaggcggagcgcgacctgcggcaacgggagctgtgacgaggcggagcgcgacctgcggtaccgggagctgagctgctgccgggagctgtgacgaggcggagcgcgacctgcggcaccgggagctgtgaagaggcggagcgcgacctgcggcaccgggagctgagctgctgctGAGAGCGTCCGAGGACCTGCTGACCTGCTGCACCTACATCAGCGCCGTGCGTCGAGCACCTGGAACCTGGCCTGCACCTGAGAGCGGCCGGTGACCTGCTGACCTGCTGCACCTGCATCAGCGCCGGAGCGTCGAGCACCTGGAACCTGGCCTGCACCTGAGAGCGGCCGGGAACCTGCAACGAGGTGGAGCTGACTACTACACCTGCATTGGTGCCGATCGACGAAGACCTGGAACCAGACCTGCACCTGAGAGCGGTCTGGAACCTACAAGGAAGCTAGCTAGACCAAAGTAGGACCGGTCTACAAGCTTTCTGCAACAGCTGCGTCAACACCTGGAACACCTGGAAGATGGTAGTAACACGGAGTCAGGGTGACGTAGCGGAAACGGAGGAGCAGAAGAGCGCCCTGGAACGAAGGGAGCTAGAAACACAAGAAACTTTGCGCCGCGAGATGGAGCGCATCGAGCGAGAACGAGTGCGAAAGCTTTCGCTGGAGCCACCAGGCACTTCACTTTCAAGACTGGCTGCTGACCACACAGCCAGAGTATGCACCGCCAACACAGAGCTGACGAGGACGACGCACCGTCAAGTGGTGACAGACCAACGCCGGCCAGTATCGCCGGTCAGATCGACGCGGTCGCGCCACAGTCGCCGTTCGACAGCGAGCGCGAGTGCGAGATTGCGCATGGCGGAGCTGGAAGCGGCTGAGAAGCTAGCCGCTATCAGAAGAAAAGAGCTGGAACTAGAAGCTGATCTAGTGAAGAAGAGGTTAGCTGTCGAAGTATCGGCAATTCAAGATGACCAAGAGAGTCTGCACGGAGAACCGGTCACCCATCCAGAACATAACCGCAAGGTGGACGAGTGGCTACAAACCAACCCACTCAGCGCACAAGAAGCGACCGGGGGGAGCAGGGAGGAGCCGCGACCGTTACGCTTCGACCTACCCCGGGAAAAATCACCGCCATCGCCGAGAGAGAAGAGCGACATGGACAAACTGGCGGAAGCGCTGGAGAAGATGGCCCGACCACGTGTACGGCACAGCGACCTGCCGACCTTCACTGGAGCCGTGAACGAGTGGCTTCCCTTCAAGGCCGCTGCGCTGTACGAGATACCACCCGAATGTATCACATATCGGCAGCTGAGAACCTCCAGCGATTGAGAAGCGCCTTGAAAGGAGAAGCACGGGACGCTGTAGCTGCACTACTACACACGGCCACGGACCCCGACGTAATCATGAAGACACTAGAACAATGCTTCGGGCGTCCAGAGGTAATCATCGACCGGACATTGGATGAATTAAGGAAGATGCCGCGCCCGGGTTCGACTTCAACAGAGCTCAACAGCTTCGCGATCAAGGTACAGAACGCCATATGTGTACTTGAGAACATGGATCGCCGAGGATATCTGTATAACCCGCTGCTGACACGAGAAGTGCTGGAGAAGCTTAGCCCTCATCTTCGATCGCGATGGTGCGACTACGCGAGTGAACACGAGGAGACCACAGACCCTGAGATCGTGTTGCTGTCTAGTTTCTTAATGCGAGAAGCAGATCGGGCGTTGAAGTTCACATACGCGCCATCCGGAGGATCAACACCCGCATCGAAGAAAGAGTTTAAGACCGTCGTCAGTGAGCAGAGGAAGAAGGCGAATACAGTATACACAGTCACCGACCACAGTGATGTGAAACCCGGCTGTCCAGCGTGCGGAGCAGATCATGTGCTGACTCGGTGTCCCAAGTATGAGGCGTGGACCACCGATCAGCGTTGGAATTTCGTCCGCGAGAATAAGATGTGTTACAAGTGCGCGCAGAGTACACATCGACGTTGGCAATGTAATGCGAAGCCCTGCGGCGTTAGCCAGTGCCGTCGCCCACATCACGCATCGCTGCACCAGACGCTAGAGAAGTTTTCTGCTGCTGCGAAACCAGATCCAGCTGTACAAGAAGCCGTGATGTCAGTGGCACATAGATCTGCAACCGGACCGCGAGATGTGCTGCTCAAGATGTGCCCAGTCGTCGTAGCCGGACCACGGGGGGAGGTGAATACGTACGCCCTCCTAGATGAAGGAGCCACCATCACTCTGGTGGATGAAGACCTAGCCGCGAGAATTGGCGCTGAAGGACCGGCACGACCTCTACACCTGCGTGGCGTAAACATGAACCAGAGCGAAAAGGACAGCAAGCTGGTCACTCTGCACATTCGTGGGGTAAAGACGACCACACCCTACCAGATACGCGCACGCACTATGAAGAATCTTCAACTACATCAACAGTTAATACCGGAGTCCCTGATGAAGTTGGAACACCTTCGAGATCTAGCACCAGATGAAATCTGCTACGACCTAGCAAGACCCGGTATCCTTGTGGGATCTGACCACTGGGAACACATAGTTTCCCGAGAGTTACGAGTTGGAGGCCCAAACGAACCGGCCGCCTCCAAGACGCAACTGGGATGGGTGGTGCATGGAACCGCACCGCGTCATCTGATGATGAAGACAGAGAACGTACTCCACGTCTACGAACTGGAGCGGAGCGAAAACAGACAGCTCCATGACTTCGTAGAGAAACGTTCCAAAGAAGCACCCGGCATCGTATCTGAACCACGAGCGAGCGACGCCGAGCAACGAGCAATCGCTTCAGCGAGAGAAACGAACGAGAAAACAGACAGCAGTTTCTCACGAGCTAGAACTATAACCAAGAGGAATTACATCGACGACGTTGTGATAAAGTCTGATTCGCCACAACAAGTCTGGAACACAAGGCAAGAACAAAGTCAGAACAAAACACTAGGCTTGGATAGAAACGCCGAAAGAAGAGCTCAAGCAGAAGTATGCGCGCAGACTCGCGCGTCCAACGATGGAAAAGCAATCCAGAGAAGTCTGAGTTCTGGTAATGCTTCGAGACGACCGGACCATCGCAGAAGTGCGCAAGTCAATTGTCACCTGGCTGTCATACCCGAACATTGTCAGCCTACTGCGCCTACAGAAAGACGACAACTAGGTCAGCGCTCACGTCAAGTTGAACATGTCACCAAGTCAGAAGTCATTGAAAAGGAGAAAGTGAGACCGGCTCAGCGGTATCGTCAACCGAATTCACCCCGGAGGCGACGGCGGAACAAGGATCGTCGAAGAAAGGAACGAGACCGAAGTCTTTCGACGCCCCGTCATGAAGCTCGTCGTATTATGAAAGTAGAAGAGGCTACGCGGGCTGCGCCGGGGGGAGAGCTGTTAACGACGAGCAAAACGTCACCATAAATGGTCGCGATAACCGATCTCGTCTCTGATTGGTCGAACGACGCGCGACCGATGCACGCGTGCAGTCGACGACGCGTTACCTTTTAAGGAAACGGTTTTGCGCGAGACGGCGTGGCGTGGCTAGGACGCGCGGCCTTAAAAGGAAACGTGTCGCTGCATCGCAACGCGTTGACCAATCAGGGACGAGAATCGTCGTTagaattaatacttaaaattattacttaattttgatTGGTTAtggattttgaataaatacccCTGCATTTTTGTACGGAAGTGAGTGCACAGTCAACATCGGAAGTATGAACATTAAGAATAAAGTCTGAAGCCACGAAGagagttattattatacagtccaCACCCCCAACACGAATTATTCCGTTACCGCTTCACTCAGCACTTAGTATAGTTTTCAGTAATTAAAGACAATTTTGGGCTAAAATTCAACACTCCATGTAATCTTAatagttcttttttttattcaataggGATGCTAGAGTACATTGTATAACAAAATCTCTCTTGTTCCTAGGTACTAGCACGTATAATGTCGGGCACATTATACGCGGGACAGACAGTGCGCGTTTTGGGAGAGAACTACAGCACACAGGACGAGGAGGACTCGCGAACTATGAATGTAGGCCGACTGTGGATATATGAAGCACGGTATAAGGTCAGTATCTACTACAtattgtcattgaaatatttttgactagcaatgagtaaaatttaacaaaaatcttGTATCCCATAATACCCATACATCAAATACATACTGTATTTTGGTTTCCAATGTGACCTCCtttctacttatattattaaggcGGAAGTAAAGACGCGATATTGCTAGAGTAACTCAATTATgccaaaactactaaactaatGATTcagttttgattaaatttagcaaaataatagtttgtaaCCTGCATTAAGGAATAGAATACTTCCTAGTAAAAAGTTTCATGCTAACAAAGTTGCAGACACAAGctagttttactataaatttGCTAATAAATAGGCGAAAACCGTCGTCTTTCGTATTCATTcattttcatgtatttttgtataataggTGGAACTTAACCGCGTGCCGGCCGGTTGCTGGGCGCTGCTAGAAGGCGTGGACCAGCCGATAGTGAAGACCTGCACCATAGTCGCCGACAATGAAGATGCCGAGCTACACACCTTCACGCCACTGCGGTTTAACACACAAGCTGTTGTTAAGATAGCTGTCGAGCCGGTTAACCCGTCTGAACTACCCAAAATGTTGGATGGACTTAGGAAAGTAGGGAATCTTTGTGATATTTGATACTTGATTGAGGTGGAAAAGTGTATTGTAGTTGTTGATTAggagttaaataaattagattttttaaggGTTTTTCTGCcgataaaaatcttttaaaagacTCTTTGACTAATAATATCAAGTGTTAGACTTGTCAAAATGATTGGCGGAAAAAGGTTTCTAATGATAAAAAAGTACAAATTAAGTTTATACAAAATGCGTGCGACAAATGCACGTACAAACGTGTACCTGTACGCACGAGtataattttcaaaagaaattcaATCCTGGAAAATAACTTCATTTATAGAACAAATCTCAAAGTTTTCAATCAGTGTTTTAAATACCtacgtttcttttttattaaggtAAATAAATCGTACCCGTTACTATCGACGCGTGTGGAGGAGTCCGGCGAGCACGTGATCCTCGGCACTGGCGAGCTGTACCTCGACTGTGTAATGCACGACCTTAGGAATATGTACTCCGAGATTGATATCAAAGGTAAgggtgatttattttattaatttgagcCTCTAAATAAGCTAGGTTCTGGTTTTGTTCGTCGTTGCGGTAGCTAAACTGTTAATCGAACTTTAGCTTATGAGGTTGACTTGTATCGTTTTATCACCAATtatcttttgttaaaaattcACTCACAACAGCAATATTTTTACTACGAAACGAACATGCTTGAACATACTTGCAACTCAGCAAAATTGTACTGTTTCACTGAAATGTAGATGAGCACAAGAAGTCTACTGATACGATGATGGAATCAGGTCTTGATTCCACCACGTTAGCCAAGAATGGGCTGAGGGCTAAGCATCCCTTGAAGAACTATTctaaatgaaaactaatataattaactgTATCTCATGTCCAGTGGCCGACCCAGTGGTATCATTCTGCGAGACAGTAGTGGAGACATCCTCACTCAAGTGTTTCGCGGAGACGCCGAACAAGCGCAACAAGCTGACGATGATCGCCGAGCCGCTGGAGCGCGGCCTGGCCGAGGACATCGAGGCCGGCGCCGTCTGCGTCACCTGGGACAGGAAGCGCCTCGGAGAGTTCTTTCAGACCAAGTGAGTTTCAACTTAATCTCTcttaggcacttgtcccaccgccgacgatAAACGAGTAACGAGTGCGTAGTTGTTTAATGACAGCTGGTTGCTCTCTCGGCGTGTGTTCTAATCATGGAAGAATTAGTACTAACTGGAAGGATCACTAagaattataacattttcaagataCAAACTATCCTTAGTGTGCATCAAGAGTGtgcataaataatgtataaaactacttttgattgtttttataccaaaattatgttcaatgaaacaacaattaccgaatttaaattcagtaataatcttaaaattaccaccataagttacaaacattatacagtGGCAACTGTTAGAGAGGGACAAAGGCTCTTAAAAGTAAGTCTCACTCGAGTCCGTTTTTCGAACagacattaaaactaaacaaaagtaaactctATTAACGAGCagtaaagtatgaatttatttgatatatttttcttagtgattcttccagtcatttttattattccgtgGTTCTAATCGTTGGGCGagtccatttttgacagcttgtcgcttagcaacaaaactagtaaagcggCAGTGTCATCAACTATTAGTATAtgcatctcttttatttacacggaatgtcatatctattgtacgtttcttgagcgagaaaatagtcgatagttaatcgtttactcgctgttggtgggacaagtgccttacGTGACTTAGTTCGTGATGACTTAGCAGCCCAGCTGAAACATGCGTTTATGTGAAGATTTCCTTCTTTGTTTCGATGTTAAGGCATCGTAAGTATGTTTTGGAATCAGAAGGctatgtgtaaaaatatatattttttaatttaacctctcaagcgcccggccaccgtgtcacggttgaatgttctacccccgtcaagcgtcccgccaccgtggtacggcaaaacgatcttacattgaaaaaacgtagaaacgaaatgctaaaactatgtttatctgtttcaaacatatttgacattgaagctgataaaacgagacgacgatctaatgcacacacttgaataagtggttaatataggccagagagcaccttaaacaacatctgacccaacgacatgttcctttatgaccaatattgtaaatcctttttttaactaattttaaagatttgagtatattttacagttggattttaatgtcatttttcattaactacacgataagacctttcgtcatattattttttttgcctaaaaatatttattagactttcttcaaacacatgcctaaagcacaaaatattcagattaaacggactattgtactaccactatcaaatattatttgtggtttatttttttaatctatagcaaattttatgtagattccaaatatataaggtatgactagggtgttagtattaaaatatgacggaatcggcgcttaaacgccaaccgccaattcaattacgcgcgccatttttggcccggacgcttaacggtatatttgaattttgacgttggggcgctcgagaggttaataAATTAGTGAAAGTTGAAATGGACAGTTTATACTATCTTCTGCAATTAATGAATGcttctaacaaaactaataacagATGCGGGGTCATTGTCGCGAAAGTGCTACAAAATgcatattacatacataatgaatcgtttttttttgttgcaaagGGCTAATGTTTTCTAAATAGTTTGTATGTACATTGTTATACGTGCAATAATATAGAACAATTCAAAATTGCAAGAGATTTTCCACATTTCGTATTTGTGGTTTGTGGTTTttggtcaatttatttattatttttctttattttatcagATATGATTGGGATTTGCTAGCGGCGCGTTCAATCTGGGCGTTCGGTCCAGACTCGACAGGACCAAATATTCTAGTAGACGATACATTGCCGTCTGAGGTAGACAAACATCTACTAGCTTCAGTCAAAGACAGCATTGTACAAGgtaaattttgttaaacatttttttattactcgaTTGACGTTCTGATGTTGCcgagtttattttaaaggcAATTGTCGATATGATTCTTTCGAAATCGAGTGCCTCCGACACTCGCCGACATGTCTCGGCGGGTTGGCAACTAACCATAGTACCTACATAGCTGCGTTCTACGTCTATATACTACAATTTAATAATggaaaatgttaacaaatttggattattagctctccatattctctgttaaaaataaaaaatactagtgaaataattactttgatacgtcaattagtttccgatttatatgtaaaacaagttgtaaccgcgcgagtcggtgtgacgtcattgtacattacgctaagtctggctcacatagtcttttttaataatatttactattattacactttaaatgtaataagcagacgaaaacacaacaaaatactgcataagctattacatctacggctggagacttgatattaagcgggacgcggcccgcgcggcatggtgtactatgacgtcacgctgttagcgggactcgatattttttgaaactttgaatgcttgtaaaatcaaaactacttggtatttttaactaaaacgaaaactagtttgcatgtacatgtacaggctttactgagtcaaaatttcaagcgatttggcatacctagtaacattctccattgtcaaACTCTAAAAATGCtgcaatatttttacattcgattatttaaattactaactTATATGTTTATTGCAGGTTTCCAATGGGGTACTCGTGAAGGTCCACTATGTGAGGAACCCATACGTAACGTGAAGTTCAAGATATTGGACGCGGTGATCGCACAGGAACCCTTGCACAGAGGCGGCGGACAAATCATTCCTACAGCTAGGAGGGTGAGCATGACTACATTTTGCATGTCTTAGTTAGTAGTCATTTAATAATCGATGTATTTGAAACGTTAGTAAAGTGAAGCACTTTTGATCGGCAATATAAATCCAtcgatttaatattttcttgtaaaaggtatatatttgacaaaatataaatgtacttttgtttttatgtcaTATCAGATCTTCACctaaaatattgatttgtgTGTCTTCTCTCTGTTATTGTAGGTTAATGAGTAGCAGTCGATTTTAACATTAATGATATATGTGTTCTATA
Above is a window of Anticarsia gemmatalis isolate Benzon Research Colony breed Stoneville strain chromosome 2, ilAntGemm2 primary, whole genome shotgun sequence DNA encoding:
- the LOC142985529 gene encoding 116 kDa U5 small nuclear ribonucleoprotein component, whose product is MDGDLYDEFGNYIGPDLESDSDDEQSVYGQDNRDADEDAMEEDEDGDAEPEAAPMSVVLHEDKRYYPQAVEVYGPDVETVVQEEDTQALDKPLVEPIKHKKFQVQEQSLPETKYDMEYLADMLDNTNLMRNVTLMGHLHNGKTSFVDCLIRQTHPSTINTDTTIPMRYTDTLFVEQERGVSIKSMPVTLLLKNIKGKSHLLNIMDTPGHVNFSDEVTAALRISDGAVLFVDAAEGIMLNTERLLRHAVQERVPLTLCINKIDRLILELKLPPADAYYKLRHIIDELNSMLETHQPQDNPDEPATVFSPLLGNVCFASSLYDVCFTVESFAAMYAAAHPTSGLRAPDMAAWLWGDVYFNAKTRRFTKKQPHASAQRSFVEFILEPLYKIFAQVVGDVDDTLPAVLAELGIKLTKQESKLNVRPLLRLVCTRFFGDFCGFVEMLVRHVPSPLDAAPRKVSHTYRGTAGALHRDMLACDQSGRLVAHTTKMYPTDDCTFFLVLARIMSGTLYAGQTVRVLGENYSTQDEEDSRTMNVGRLWIYEARYKVELNRVPAGCWALLEGVDQPIVKTCTIVADNEDAELHTFTPLRFNTQAVVKIAVEPVNPSELPKMLDGLRKVNKSYPLLSTRVEESGEHVILGTGELYLDCVMHDLRNMYSEIDIKVADPVVSFCETVVETSSLKCFAETPNKRNKLTMIAEPLERGLAEDIEAGAVCVTWDRKRLGEFFQTKYDWDLLAARSIWAFGPDSTGPNILVDDTLPSEVDKHLLASVKDSIVQGFQWGTREGPLCEEPIRNVKFKILDAVIAQEPLHRGGGQIIPTARRVAYSAFLMATPRLMEPYLFVEVQAPADCVSAVYTVLAKRRGHVTQDAPVPGSPLYTIKAFVPAIDSFGFETDLRTHTQGQAFCLQVFHHWQIVPGDPLDKSIVIRPLEPQPATHLAREFMIKTRRRKGLSEDVSINKFFDDPMLLELARQDVQLN